TGGAGTTTGGGATAAGTCTGGCTGTAAGTGTTTCTGGacatggcttcttcttccgtgCTCTTCTTATATATACCCATCCATACGGGGAGTACGTATGCAGAAATTTTACTAACATTCTTATTCTTCTAGGCTCAAGCAACTGCACAGACATTGTTGCCAACAACCCAGAGTCTTTCACTGACGCCTACTGGGAAGTTGGCAAATTCCAAGTCTACCAGTCATCATAGCCAGCACAATCTCCAGTCGTTCAATGAAGTGAGGCTCAAAATTACTGTCGTAAAAGGTTACAGAAACAGGATGAATGCCGATTTATTTCACGTAGtaatgagaaaagaaaggaaaaaaacggTACAAATAAGGAATGAATATATGGTCCCTTGACGAAAAGGGGCCTGCCGTTAATATTTgataattaaataatatgATTCTTATAATACAGATAACTTGCTTCTATAGCAGCCTGGGTATTTATCATACACACCCAGATTCCtcaatgaagagagatgaCAGCATGCTGTTACCTCTGTcccctccttttctctctctcctcgtATCTTGAAAAGACCACACAAAAGTGGAGAGATGTACCATGTCAGTGCCTCCAACGCCAGCCCAGATGCTCTATATGTTCACTCTACCGTAACTCCTCAGTCCGTAATCAGGACAAAGCCAAACCCAATGTAGTTCAAAAATCCTCGTATCATCGTAcaacatctctctctctctgtcgCCCACTGTCATTTTTGTAGAGGCAAGACAGCGTCCCGCCGTGTTTACTCATCGCTCGGCTGCCTCATGTACGCATCAATCGCCGCACTAAACGCCGCAAACGCAGCGCAGCCTCCAACAACAGCCTGCGGTCCCGCATTCTTGGCCAGGATGCCTCCCGTTAGACATCCCGCCGCCATGCCGTTGACCAGGTCGTTCTTGGCTCGCAGGCCCTCGATGCCGCACTCGATTCCGGAAAACAGGCCGCCGACCTTTCCAAAGTTCTTTGCCATGCTCCAAGATCGCGTGCCCATGTCTTTGAAGCCGATtttgagctgctggcggaggGGGAGTGAGGTGACGGCGGGTTGGCCGTTGGCGCCTTGGAGGGGACTGCCGAAGGGTGTATCGTAAGACATctacagcaaaagaaaaaaaaaagaaagccagGTTAGTACAAGTGCAAAGATGTTGGGAGTGAGCtagcttgagcagctggaaaCGAGGAATATGAGCTGGAAACGTACCGAAGCCATGAAGAGACCAAACAATCCGCCCATGCCGAAACCCATTACACCTGACATGATGGACTTTCCATAGCATGACTCCATTGCGCCTTGGATCTAGACCCGCGGAAAGCGAATTAGCAAAGCTGTATATgcgctgagaagaaaaagaaagggtaGCAGCGGGGACCTACAGCTCTGACATTTGGATCTTGGTTACCAAACTGGGGAATGGAGGGAGTGTTGCCGCCGAAAGGTGAAGGGACGTTCATGATGGGCAAGGGCGATGTGGTATGGAAGTGAATTCGTCTACGGCGGTGGCCAGAGAGTGTCTCTTAAGAAATGCGCTGCCGAATGATGGGGGGATGGTCTTGTTATGGCAGCAGGTTGTCACCTTGGAGCTGCTATCGAGGATTCGGAGAAGGAATTATTTCTGCCGGGCTTGACCGCCTTGGCAGGTGGGTTGGTCCCCCGCGGCggggattttttttatcgGTGCCGCCGGCCGGGGCGGGGCGGAGCGGAGCGAAGAGGTCGATGCGGGTGAAGTCTCGAGCACTTTATGAAGGACGCATATGATATTCGAGAATAACATGTTTAATGGTGTTTTGGTTCAGTATTCCGAAATTTGAATTAGCCAATTTCAAAAACAGTACTAAATGAGGAACGACATGCAGAAGACAAGGCTTTCTTGCTGTATCTAACACCGAAATTAACATGTAGTTTCATCCATTCCAACTTCTAAAATATCATCCATTGCGCACGCTGGCATATACATAGATTCTCTTTCAATTTCTTCCAAGCAAAACCATCACAAACCCTTACTCATCGCACACTGCGAGGACAGCCTTGTCAATCCACAGCTGgttgtccttgtcctcaATATACTTGGTCGCCAACgtcttcagctcctccatctttgtGTAATCCGCCAGTCCAATATCGCTAGCGCCCAGCGACGGGTTCAGTCTGACATATCGCGTCTTTGCATGCTCGGGACGATTGTTCAACGCCGTCATGTGCCGTGAAAAGTCCTTGCCCTTTGCATTTGTGTTTGTCGCAAAGCCCATGACGGAAGATGCCACGCCCGCAAGCTGGAACCATGACTCTGAGGGCGAGTCGGGCCTGACGTAGCCGGTGCCCAGACTGATGACGCACGAGACTGGAGGGGATGGCTCGCTTGGCTGGACGAGTTCATATCTCGAGTACCACAGCTGGTCGATGGGGTTGTTGTTGAGGAGACCGCCGTCCCAGAATGTCAACTTGGGGTCGTGCTCTGGCCACTTCACTTCGGGGAAGTAAGTGGGTGCGGCGGAAGTGGCTCGTGTGGCCAGGCTGATTGTGATTTTCTCAGAGTGCTCCTTCATGGCATCGTTGACTTTGGACTTGACATGGATTGTGTTGTCTTTGTAGGATCTCAGCAGGACTGTTTCAGCCCTGTTTTGGGCCGTTGTGCAGACAATCCTATCATCTTATTAGATACATTCATCCAAGGTATAACGGACAAGGTGTTGCAGAACCCACATTCTGCCTGATTTGGGGTGTAGTAAAGGTGCATCGCCTTCTAACCGCCtgtcctcctcgtccaggcCATATTTGGCCACAACCTTGTTAATGGCCTTCTTCAACGATGCATCATCGAACCGGCTGCTCTGCACCAGCGtcttgctgttgttgatcCAAGAAGCAAACCTGTTGGGCATCACGCGCGTAATGTTCCAGCCGTAGATCTTGGGGCTAAACACCTCCTTGGAAATGTTGTCGTACTCTGCAATGGCTTCCGAGGCCGTCATGCGAAGCCGGAAGAGCATGATGCCGATGATACCGCCAGTGCTGGTGCCCGCGCCGAGCTCAAAGTAGTCTGCAGGACGGCATTCCTCCTTGAGGCCCTTTCGCGCTTGGACTCTCTTCATGATTTccttgaggatgatgagggaTGCCACGCCTcggacgccgccgccatccagAGCGAGGAGGCGGACGCCGTTGAGGTGTCTTGTGGCGGGGAGATAGACCATGGCGCTGGGATATACTGTGATGTGATGCGAAATAGGAATGAATAAACAAGTAAACAACGCAAATGAAGGAAACGGAGAGTTTTTATTACTTTGATAAAATTCACACGACATTGGTGCCGTTCATATACAGTCTATATATACACGCATGTACCTGGTCCAATGGGGACATAAGACGAGATGAGCGCCTCGGGCAGGCATCACAGCTGGGACGCTACCAGACCAAACGAACAACCCTACAGGCAACTATCAACGGACCACCCCGTTTCCAGGCACGCCACAGGCGAATTATCGACTCTTGGCccagctgagctggagccTTTTTGTCTCTCCTAAGCCTCTCTGCTCCACTTAGGCGCGGCCCGTCCGCTAGCCAAGCCACGGTCCCTGGGAAATATTGCCTGGAGACTGCGATCTAGCCATCTGCCGGGCTGGGGGTCGCGAGTTCTGGACTGCCATCTTTTGCCGTGTAGCCAGGTTTGAGAGCGGCTGAGAGAGATGGTTGCCGTTGCGGGCGGTCTGATTCCTCCCTTGCTTTGGCCTGGCAGTCATGTTGACAAATCTGGACAATCTGGGTGGCAAGAGTCGGCCATGATCTTTTCAGCTGAGGGCAATGGGGTCGATCAGCATGCGGTAATTGGCCAGTTGAGAGTACTGGTGCCAGCAGCTGAAGTGCCGGATGATATCTCGACCGATCTAGAGCGATGCCATAGTTCATGTGATGATATCGCTTGGCCGAATTATGAACCATTGCAGTGTAAGATGCTATATATTCATCATAAATGCAGCACCTTCTCCTTCATAAAATAGACGCACGCAGCATCTCTCTATTCATTACCATCTCAATCATACAAGCAACACGTTACATTGCCAAAATGGTCTGGGGATCAGTCAGCCAAGTTCTGGTGGTGGACAAGCTCCCACCGGGGCTCAAAATGTTCATAACAAACATCCACTTTGACATTCCCAAAGGCAACAACCAATGGTGGCCTACTTTTGCCGGCATTTCAAGCAGATCAAACGTGAGATATTCACAGACTCATTTCAATGCGCAATCAATATGCTAATCTGTGGCCTACAGGAagcagagaggaagaaataTCTGCCCTTTGAAGCCGGCCCATCAATCAACGGTGGTCGAATCGGCGAAATCGTCCTCACATCGCTCAGCAACTTTGACTCTGGCGAGGGCCCCAGCGCGCGCATAGAGTTCATCATAACCGGCGAAACGACGCTCAACGGCAAGCTCACAGCCGTCGGTCAAAGGGGCACCATCACCATATCTACGCCTCCCTGGGGCGGTTTCTGGTCCTTTTACAGCAACCCGGACAAGATCGAGCTGGCATACAACCTCGTCGACTCGGCCACCAAAAACCACACTGTGGATATTTCGCGCTCTGGGCATACGCTCGACCTCGACTGGTCTTTGGACGTGGACGAGACGGGCACTCAGCTTGTGATGAGGGTTGCGCCCAAGGAGAGTCTGGCCTTTGATGTTGCCAATTTGTTGCTGGGAGGCGTCAAGTATGCGCATGAAGCGACGTATGGATGGGTCTTTGGTGCGTTGGGAGgatggcctgctgctgttgggtTAGTAGGCGGAGAGGAAATCAGAAAGATGATTTGGAAGGATTAAATTTTGAGTATGGCGTTATGGCGTTTTGGATTTTGGATTGGGGGGGTAATAGGTGATACCAATAACGAAGTTTTGTTTCAACTAGCATCTCGACATAAGCTCTTTACCTGATTTTGTCAAGCATAATCAACAAAGCAGGTCTGTCTCTTTAGTGACTGGCAGTTGTGCAGATGGGAAATGCGAAATGCGAAATGCGAGAAGCTTCCATGAACGCACTGTCACGCTCAAACAGAGATATGCCGCATTTCTACTTGTAACCCTCATCAGAATATCGTCTAGCACTGATACCTGGCGTCTTGAATCAACAATAACTGCCATCTtcgttcttctcctccttgctCTTTCATGCTCATCAAATGTCCCAGGTCTAGCCAGGTTGATACATCGTGCCACTCAATGATCATCTTGCGCTGCCTCCATCTGCACCACGGCATGAATTCGCTGCTGAGCCTCCACTAGGTCCTTCTCAGTCATTATATCAAAGGCCACCACTTGTCCTTTGCGAAACTCACCGAGAGCGCGCTTATGCTCCACCACGAACTCGCGAGCGCAAGGAGACTTGTGTCCAGTTTGGACATTCTGGAAATAGTGTTCGACTTGAAGGTAAGAAAAGATTAGCAACAAAGTCTCTGCATGCCGCCACCTAGATTCACACGGGTTACGCTACGTACAGAGCATCAGCTTCGAATACTTGCGGCGAGCATTCACTCCCATTTCCTGTTGCATGATCTCGGCGCAGACCTTCCAGTCGTGAACTCGATCGGACGGTTTCACAGCTTTTGGTGACTGTGGCACGATGGTTCTCCAGAAGGAGCGCTCCTCTTGTCTGGACCATGTTTTGCCGCCCATTGTGTATACGGTAAAAACGCAagggatgatgaagaagtgCTGTATCTGGTGGAAGGAAATTGGCAATCTGGAAGTCTGAGTAAGGTAGCAATGGTATATGCTCCAGAGCTGACAAGTTACAAAGTTTGGTAAAGAGTTAAAAAAGCATCCAGTCCCCAGTCAACAGCGATCGTGGAATCGGATATAGAGAGCAAGGTTTTATAGCGGCGAAACACATGTGATGATTTCCGAGAGCTGATTCAGTCCATCAGTGTATCAACTTTCAATACTATTGTTGACCGCCTGATGGCCTTGCAACAGGTGATTCTCATGCTTTGACTGTGAATCACAGTTGCAGTGTGAGGGAAATAGAGCAAGATGCGCATATCGAGAGCGCGGGTTGGTCAGGGCGCCAAAGATTTCAGTATTTTTCAGACGAAACTTGCGGCTCAGGGGGCCTCACGCCTCTTGCTTGCAGAAATCCCGCCAGGCAGTGATCAATCCTTGAGAACTACACATTGTCAGATTCATACACAAGTTACCCATTTAACGATTTCATGCACTCACGATGCTCTTCTGGCTCAATGGCACCACGCCATCTTTAATCCAGAATCCCCAGGCGCCCATCATGTTAGCAAGCATCACATCAGTGGTGAGCCTATCACCAACAACGGCAATGTGTGATGGATCGGTCACTCCAGTCTCTGGATACTTCTTGAAATACGCCATGATCTCAGCACCACAGCCAGGCTTCTTGGTAGAATGAGGGAGAACAAAGACTCCAGTGCTTTTTTCCACCTCGGCCGCTTGCTTGAGATCTTTATCCCAGCTAGTAGAGCCAGCCGTATTAGACACCACCAAGAGCTTTCGTCCAGGGTATGTCTGCTTCAACTTTTCAAAGTGTTGCTGAAGCCTTCTGTTAGCGGCGCCGCAGGGAACAATTGGCAGGGTGTGGTGCTACCTTGTAAGCAGGATATACTTCTTTTGCATCAGGATAAGCAAAGCAATCGTCCTTATCCAAGACTACGGCCTTGATATTGGCTCTTCGGCCGTCTCTCTGCAGCACCGCATCAAGCGGGATGGGAAGATCGTTAAACGTCGGGGCTATGTGGTGAGGCAAACACAGGCCgggcttgagcagcagctttgcagAGTTGAGTGATCCGTACAAGTTGAAGTTCATTTTGAAGACGCTTCTCTACTTAGGGGCTGCAATGCTTCAGTTATACAAGTTGAAAGCAATGGCTACTGGATCAATGGATTGGTGTTTCGACAAGCTGGAATTTCTTCCGCTGGAGCTTCAGTGGGTCGGATTAGCACTGCGCCATGGATTCTGGATTAGCGCCTCAGGGCCCTGAGCTCTGGAGCCGCAGCGCGTCCAGCGCGTTGAGTGGTGCAGGTGCTTTTGCCAGGGAGAATCCTCGGATGAGGTCAGAGCTGGTTCgccatcagctgctgcaagttCTCTACATTGACATGCGTTGACAGAAACATTATGCGTTGAGGAATATTCCCCAAACTTGATCAAAATACCAATTCCTTCTCAGCCAATTGCTGCATCCTGTCACTGAAACGTGTTGATATTAGAGTCTTTCAGGTTGCTACAAACATACCCTCCAGCAGCCCCTCCAAcctcgacggcgacgaaAGCAGCTTCGACATCTCACGAGTCTTGAATCCTTCCAAACGAAATCCTCGCAATCCAATGGACACAAATGAAGAAGATAACACAAACCCCCCATCATTGGGCGACAAGATGGACATTGAAATCCAAGAGACAGCGACAGAGCCCGAACCATCTgcagcaacaccaacgcCTCGACGCCGCGGCCGCCCTCCGAAATCCAGGTCCAACAACAGCACCCCGAATGCAAAATCAAACGTGGTACCGGTCTTTGCAACACCTACCAAAGCAGTGGGCTTCAATGTCCTCACCCCAGGCAGAGCCGCAGATCGATCCGCGCGGAGGAAGAGCGCAAGAGCCCTGATAGACCGAGTTGTTGGCGACGgggacagcgacgacgacgaccagcTCGGGGCCGACATCACGCGGCAGATTTACGAGTCGAGCGATgccgaggatgaagatgatggcgaggacgagCTCGAAGAGAGAACAGACGGCGAATCAGCGGGATTGGCACACGGCGACCCTGCTACGCCTTCGAAAACACCAGCTCGGCGAAAAGCAAGGGCCAAGAGAGCGAGATCTCCAACGCCGCCGCGGGATCTGCCTCCTCATGAGCTGTACTTTCTGCATAACAAGCCTGGCCGGCCCAAGACGTCGGATAACACGCTGGCGTCTCTCAACTTGCTCTCCCACGACGAGTACTTTAGCATCTTACACAATCACCAAGATCGCCATGCCGAGAACATCGAATATCTCGAGTCCTTGCACGCTGAATCTTTCCCACAATGGGCCTTTGAGCTATCACAGGGCTTCAGCATATGTCTCTTTGGCCTAGGTTCCAAGAGACCTCTGCTACACAAGTTTGCCACCTACATCCATTCCAACAACAAAAGCAGCAAACCAGCCGGCAAGATCGTCATGGTCAACGGCTACGCCCACACCACAAACCTCCGCGAAATCCTCAGCGTCGTCGCCTCCGCCATCGATCCCAACCAAAGGATCCCAACCGCCCAGCCTGCCATCATGATACAAAGCatcgcctctcttctcctatCCGCCGCCCCCAAACTCACCCTCACCATCATTGTAAACTCCATCGACGCCACGCCCCTCCGCAAGCCGGGCTCTCAGGCCGTCCTCGCCCAGCTTGCAGCCCTCCCGCAAGTCAACCTGATATGCTCTGCCGATACCCCCGACTTCACGCTGCTATGGGACATTGGCGTCCGCTCAGACTTCAACTTTGTGTTCCACGACTGCACTACTTTTTCTCCCTTCAAGGTCGAGCTGGACGTCGTGGACGACGTGCACGAGCTTCTCGGCCGACAATCACAGCGCGTCAACGGCCGCGAAGGTGTCGCCTTTGTTTTGAAGAGTCTTACGGAAAACGCAAAGAACCTGTTTCGTCTCCTTGTTGGCGAGGTTCTCATCGCAATGGAAGACGAAGGCGACGAGGATGTCGGTCTCGAGTATAGGATGGTATACAACAAGGCCGTTGAAGAGTTCATTTGCAGTTCCGAGATGGCTTTCCGGACACTGCTCAAAGAGTAAGCACATAAATCATTATGATCATCCCTCTCTGCTTTCTTTGTGAAAGATGCTAACGATGGACATGTAGATTTCACGACCATCAAATGTTAACAAGCCGCAAAGACAACCTTGGAACAGAGCTATTAAGCCTGCCTTTCAGGAAAGAAGACCTCGAAGCCATTTTAGAAGATTTGACTGCATAGATTTTGTTTTGGCTCTTTCCGATTTCTCTTTATCAAGCTGGTATGAGCTGTTGCTCCGCCAAATTAAtctctatatatactataaaaTGAAGCACAAGGACGATGAATATACCAAAAGCGATGATATTTTCTGATTCATAATCACTTCCAACTGGTGACGTGCCCTTCTTTAATATCCACTTGTCTATATCTCAAATCGAATCATTAGGCCATCTTATTCTTTGTATATAAATGTTATCCGATCACGTTTAGTCATGTAAACCATATGAAAAAGATCTATAAAACAGCACAAAGACGATGATCATAAAAAGCATCATATCGTCGTATGGCCTCCTATTGCCAATCGATTACCAATCGTAAATAAatccgaagaagaagaagaagaaaaacgcCGTAATTATGCCTCTATAAAATTAAATCTCAAGCGCTTTTACGCATGTCCAGAGAACAACTGGCACAATGACGTTATCGTTGCCTCCCGTCAGGACCGCCTCTGTCAAACTAGCCATGGAGGAGCACACCAAAGCATGTCCAGCTCTGGTCGTCATGCTCATATCCTCACCGGCTATGGGCCATTTCCCTATGCGAAGCCAGATGCTCGCAGCTGTGAGGCCAAGGAAGACGGCAGCTGTGAATGCCAAGCTCCCTTCAAGGCTTTTGCCGCCACCCCAGAGCCATTTGCGGCGACCGTAGCGGCGCCCAATAAGCGAGGCTGCCGCATCGCCTAAGCCAACACAAACAACCCCTGAAATCATACTGATCTCTCTGGTGGATATTTCCCAGCCGGTCAGGTAATCCGATCCAGTCCGTGGCAAGGATCCAAGCGATAACCAGAGAGGAATGGCACACCCAATCAGAAGAAAGATGTGAGATATCACGACAGGTCCGCGGAAATCTCTGCCGTCGACATATGGAGCCAGGAAAGAGGCTATCGGCTTGGAGAGAGGGGGTAACTGGCTTGCTCGCAGTAAATCCAGGATTAAAAAGATGGCCAAAACGATTGATAGCGCCAAGGCAACAAACGTGGGATCTATAAAAGTCGCTGGTAGAAGCATGCCGACCATCATAAAGTGGAATACCTTCCGCCGTGTGTCCACCTCATATGTATTTGTCAACTGAAACACGATTGCGAGTCCGACAATAAGAATCGCAACCCAGTAGCCGCTGATGAAGAGTCGTGTGTTGGCTTCGCCAAAGTCGTTGTGGCGCACATGTTGTACCCAACCAAGACCGCATTCTTTTTCGCCCCAAGCCTCAGTTCTTGGTGGAAGAGAGATCCAACGTTCCAAGTTAGCTCTAACAACACGATATCTGAACTCTGGCAGATCACCAAAAAAGTATCCGAGAGCCCAGCCTAGGGGCTCCCTGCCACCGAGGGCATATTTTCCCACATAGGGACGGATAAATGCCACTATGATGACCGCCAAACACACATATACATAGCCTGCATACAGCCACTTTCTCATTGCTGCCTGTGCGGGGGTAAATTTGAAATATGCACGAATAGTAACGGATGCCGtccgttttcttcttccagatgGAGTGTGCGTTGCCATTTTGCGAGAAGCCTTATCCATGTGAGGAATTGTATTTCTTCTGGAAACTGCGCCTGTTTTCCACCCATTTTCGGCGGATGTATCAAGAGATGGCTTCTCTGTTGCACCAATAGTTTGGACTCTAGTAGGGCCGCTGAACCGTaagtcgtcttcgtcctcatcggTTGAGAAGAGCGCATCGTCGCTATGTTGATCCAGGGGTGAGCCCAGGATCTCGCTCTTGAATTTCTGCCAAGACAATCCCCTGATCAAAGACTTCCAAAATGGACGCCTTGGGGGATATGGCTCTCTTCGAAAACGCCATTTGGGAACTCTTGCCAACACAATTCCCCATCTAATCACGGCGCCACATAGTACCAGTAAACTTAAACCGCCACCCCACAACAAAGCTTTCAGGATCTGAATCTGGGGTGAAGACGCTAGAAGCAAGACGTTGATCAAAGCAATCGAAAGAAGCTGAAGTTCGGCGGTAAGGAGGCTAGTTGTAGTAAGATGATGTAACACAGCAGAAGCCGTTCTATGCAAAGGATACAGCAAGACAAGGTCTTCTTGCGTAAGAAAAGCGTAAGTCGGTGCAAACCGAGAGCCGTCGGAAAGAGGGGATCGCCAAATCAGAGGGAGACATGACAGAACCCAGTGAAGAGAGTCGTATGCCGCGTACTGGTCGAATTTGGGTATCACTTGCTGAGGGATCGAGCTTATGCTCAGTATAAGGTTCGGAAGGATGACTGCCGGGCAGTTGACTGAAACTAATAGCGACACAAATATCGTAATCGAAGGAGGATAGAGAAGAGGCGCGGGATCGAAGGCTGTGGGGAGCTTCAATGGCAAGTTTGAAGACGGCTTCTGAAGCTTGTAGCCCCATATCATGACTCGAAAGGGGTAGAGCAAGAGCAATCCTCCGTACAAGGCGCTGAATAGATAAAAGTCTGCTACTGGTAAGAGTCTGTCCCATAAAGACAAAAGGGGGGTGGTATATACCTTTGCGCCAAGTATCTAAGATGGGCGACAGCAGCTTGTTTGTTTGGATCATCCTAGCCAAAGTAATGATAATGCCAGCTTCGAGGGCTCGTTGCACAAGTATCTTCCTCCGTCGGATAGCATCCGGCACTATAGCTTTCTCTTCGGTCTTTTTGCCGCCAAGCGATGCCTTGCGACCAGCTGTGGGCACTGGCTCCTGCAGCACGGCAGGCGATAGCACCGGCGTCGATGTGCCAGATATGACTTCATTCTTCCCTCTCAGCCCTTTGTGAGGTCGCAGCTTGGGGGGCGGCAAGCCCTTGAGGAAATGCTCGTCGTCAGCATCCGTGCCGCTATCGCTTGCTGGAGTCGACTCCTTGGAGAAGGTCGGTGGAACGGACGGCGATGGCTGGTTCGGGTCGCTTCCCAATCTCGAAGATGCTGTCCGTTGGCGGCGAGAGATTGGCTGCTCGGAAGGATGGGGCAGTTCAGAGCTCTGATGATGATACGGGTGAGGCGATCGGTTCAACACTCGCAGATTGTCTTGTTCCTCAGTCGGACGTGACTCTGGGCTGAGGTGGCTTGACATGTTGTGTGAGGCCACCTTTGCTAGGAACCATTGAAGATGATTGGGATGGAATATAGCTCGAGGCTAGATGACGTATTGCGCGGCCGAAGCGTCGAGGCTCCAGCAAACGATATGATTGCTActcaagcagcttcag
This portion of the Trichoderma atroviride chromosome 6, complete sequence genome encodes:
- a CDS encoding uncharacterized protein (EggNog:ENOG41) encodes the protein MGGKTWSRQEERSFWRTIVPQSPKAVKPSDRVHDWKVCAEIMQQEMGVNARRKYSKLMLFEHYFQNVQTGHKSPCAREFVVEHKRALVEAQQRIHAVVQMEAAQDDH
- a CDS encoding uncharacterized protein (EggNog:ENOG41~TransMembrane:3 (i12-32o52-69i90-109o)) encodes the protein MSCEFYQSNKNSPFPSFALFTCLFIPISHHITVYPSAMVYLPATRHLNGVRLLALDGGGVRGVASLIILKEIMKRVQARKGLKEECRPADYFELGAGTSTGGIIGIMLFRLRMTASEAIAEYDNISKEVFSPKIYGWNITRVMPNRFASWINNSKTLVQSSRFDDASLKKAINKVVAKYGLDEEDRRLEGDAPLLHPKSGRMIVCTTAQNRAETVLLRSYKDNTIHVKSKVNDAMKEHSEKITISLATRATSAAPTYFPEVKWPEHDPKLTFWDGGLLNNNPIDQLWYSRYELVQPSEPSPPVSCVISLGTGYVRPDSPSESWFQLAGVASSVMGFATNTNAKGKDFSRHMTALNNRPEHAKTRYVRLNPSLGASDIGLADYTKMEELKTLATKYIEDKDNQLWIDKAVLAVCDE
- a CDS encoding uncharacterized protein (BUSCO:EOG092D0UJ2) — its product is MDTNEEDNTNPPSLGDKMDIEIQETATEPEPSAATPTPRRRGRPPKSRSNNSTPNAKSNVVPVFATPTKAVGFNVLTPGRAADRSARRKSARALIDRVVGDGDSDDDDQLGADITRQIYESSDAEDEDDGEDELEERTDGESAGLAHGDPATPSKTPARRKARAKRARSPTPPRDLPPHELYFLHNKPGRPKTSDNTLASLNLLSHDEYFSILHNHQDRHAENIEYLESLHAESFPQWAFELSQGFSICLFGLGSKRPLLHKFATYIHSNNKSSKPAGKIVMVNGYAHTTNLREILSVVASAIDPNQRIPTAQPAIMIQSIASLLLSAAPKLTLTIIVNSIDATPLRKPGSQAVLAQLAALPQVNLICSADTPDFTLLWDIGVRSDFNFVFHDCTTFSPFKVELDVVDDVHELLGRQSQRVNGREGVAFVLKSLTENAKNLFRLLVGEVLIAMEDEGDEDVGLEYRMVYNKAVEEFICSSEMAFRTLLKEFHDHQMLTSRKDNLGTELLSLPFRKEDLEAILEDLTA
- a CDS encoding uncharacterized protein (TransMembrane:10 (i191-214o242-264i346-365o371-394i533-555o627-648i660-693o725-744i765-785o805-824i)~BUSCO:EOG092D0J2Q), encoding MSSHLSPESRPTEEQDNLRVLNRSPHPYHHQSSELPHPSEQPISRRQRTASSRLGSDPNQPSPSVPPTFSKESTPASDSGTDADDEHFLKGLPPPKLRPHKGLRGKNEVISGTSTPVLSPAVLQEPVPTAGRKASLGGKKTEEKAIVPDAIRRRKILVQRALEAGIIITLARMIQTNKLLSPILDTWRKDFYLFSALYGGLLLLYPFRVMIWGYKLQKPSSNLPLKLPTAFDPAPLLYPPSITIFVSLLVSVNCPAVILPNLILSISSIPQQVIPKFDQYAAYDSLHWVLSCLPLIWRSPLSDGSRFAPTYAFLTQEDLVLLYPLHRTASAVLHHLTTTSLLTAELQLLSIALINVLLLASSPQIQILKALLWGGGLSLLVLCGAVIRWGIVLARVPKWRFRREPYPPRRPFWKSLIRGLSWQKFKSEILGSPLDQHSDDALFSTDEDEDDLRFSGPTRVQTIGATEKPSLDTSAENGWKTGAVSRRNTIPHMDKASRKMATHTPSGRRKRTASVTIRAYFKFTPAQAAMRKWLYAGYVYVCLAVIIVAFIRPYVGKYALGGREPLGWALGYFFGDLPEFRYRVVRANLERWISLPPRTEAWGEKECGLGWVQHVRHNDFGEANTRLFISGYWVAILIVGLAIVFQLTNTYEVDTRRKVFHFMMVGMLLPATFIDPTFVALALSIVLAIFLILDLLRASQLPPLSKPIASFLAPYVDGRDFRGPVVISHIFLLIGCAIPLWLSLGSLPRTGSDYLTGWEISTREISMISGVVCVGLGDAAASLIGRRYGRRKWLWGGGKSLEGSLAFTAAVFLGLTAASIWLRIGKWPIAGEDMSMTTRAGHALVCSSMASLTEAVLTGGNDNVIVPVVLWTCVKALEI
- a CDS encoding uncharacterized protein (BUSCO:EOG092D4FLZ~TransMembrane:1 (o39-57i)), producing MNVPSPFGGNTPSIPQFGNQDPNVRAIQGAMESCYGKSIMSGVMGFGMGGLFGLFMASMSYDTPFGSPLQGANGQPAVTSLPLRQQLKIGFKDMGTRSWSMAKNFGKVGGLFSGIECGIEGLRAKNDLVNGMAAGCLTGGILAKNAGPQAVVGGCAAFAAFSAAIDAYMRQPSDE